The sequence taatGAAGTAGttggtaattgtggggtccttcccattcagtcgTTCCATGAAAATATTGagcccccctgctgaaggatactccatacttcttcgttctttctccattcagcaCATGAAGcaagttcaaatctcttcttgtttcctcccatttttctagcaccttccttgcaatgccttctctcattttgataacttttcctttggtttctatggttattctgtaagagcgcccataatccatgccaaataatgatgatatgacacctatttaatagctcattatcttcaaacaagccctgcatcgaaaaaggtggaaaggtcattagaaataatgattaaaagtaccacgttgccttgtatagcttcggtcctgattgagtaaggatttcatttcacttgcaatctccttttcaccataattagtgatgatgttttccgattggcaagccaggttggcagcccaatcagcacatgagttggcctccctataaacatgtgtaaagacacacatttcaaactcttcgctgattttccttgttgctttaatagcattactaatcgaccatgatggtgggaatttcatatttaaacaattgataatgtttaaggagtctccttcacaccaaactttagtgcatttggcttctttggcaaggatgaTCCCATGATAATCCGCCATGGCTTCAGCAACATGGTTAGtttgttttcctataggaatacattttatgattttacatattccccattcatcctttaggaccactccacatcctgcaacccccgggtttcccttagaggccccatcaaaattgattttcatccatcccctaggtggaCTGGTCCATAttactccctctctagggttactctggataCTCTCCTGAGCTTTTAATCTctattttttatagacaaattgatcctccttagtgttaggattatcaataccacctataatattcatattttccactatgcttcttcttattttttcaaacacaatgttagccttagtgtacttttctctgaaaatcctatcatttctctctttccatataccccagcacatgtgtggtaaagcaattctccatagcaaggtagtagttctgttttttgaaggatgatgtcatgacttgaaaatctcctgaattgagttggggaagctccaactgatattgaattgatccagacaacttccccaaacatcaactGAGAAGgggaaatgaaagagcatatgatttattgtctcctcattttgcttacagagtgtacagaaacttggtatactgatacctctttttcttatattctctattgtaagaattttgtcttggagggctatccaaaagaaaatgttgatcttgggggtaaggcctttcatCCATGCTTTAGCCcggcaaggactttccatgttgttgtactgttgatgataaagagatgccacagtaaaagtaccactagcagtgagtttccaaattaactggtcttcttcttcaatcctcaccattgagttcatgactttgttcaaactacccaaagattgatccacttgagataagtctttccattgtccatctttccaataatcctccaccttggttccaaatctttccttgcattggttatGATATatgttccactcagggttttcatttaaaggggtctccataagccaaggatcctcccagaactgaataagattccctctccccaacttccattttgtacctttgataattaagtctctagtcctagagatatttttccaaatattggatccaattgggataatctccgctttgaggaaactttgaagatttggacattggcttttatatttgttgtcccatatttttttccactctccttgatttctatatcctctccaaatctgcttagccataaggtattcatttatgtctcttattcttctaaggcccagaccgcctttattttctcttttattaTGTTAGattgttagtttctctagggtattttggcgggcattacagatTGGATAGGTATAAATTTAAGCCATACAAGTATATATCATCTATAGTTGAAAATAGTGAATGaccaattaatatttttttaggaaATAGTAACAtataaaaaatctagaaaaatatgCACTTAGTTGAGGAATCAATGCAAAAAAATTTGAGGTAGAATCTTATGGTAGAGGATGATTCCCACCAAAATAATTAGAGGTTCATATTGTGCAAGTACAATATAAGGTAAGAAGTCACCTACCACAATCATTACATCATGCATAGAAGTCACTCACTGCAAACCCTCTAACACTCTACCCTTTAAGCCTCTTCCAATGAGATTTGTCATCATTTATGTCCATCCTTGAGCTATGTTGATAATTTTACTTATAATTGAACCACATTGGAAAATTCAAGAATTTTTTAACCCACTAACACTTCATTCATCCTTAGCCATTTTTTGTGCATTGTCATTCTTTCCCCCATGTTGGACATTTTATACTCCTTTAAATTATGTCAATGAGTTCAAGCAATTTTGAACTTGGCAACAAAATTTTTTAGTTGTAGCATATTTCAATCTCCCTTTCTTTGATGAGTTCAAAATTATTTAAACTTTCCAACATCATATacttctatcttctttttcaacacccTAAGAACTTTTTGAATCATTGGTGGGCTTAAGAATTCATGAACTTGTTGAAATCTTAACTTATCCATTTGCTCTTCTTTTGCTAGAGACTTGGAAAACCTTTTAACCTTGTCAAAGGTTTAAGAGGTTCATGAGTCACAAAATATCTTATAGATCAAATACATAGAAAACTCAAGAGATAGCACCCAAACTTAGGAGATTAAATAAAAAAAGCtaagaaaataatcaaaaaatcGAACAATGATCTCCAAACTTGAGATATTTTTTTAGTTTAATAACTTTCAACACACAAGGGAtagatttttaaaaaatcaaattagaTCCAAGTACATTGTAAGTGAAAAATATTTCTTAATCAGATGAGCTTCATGATCATAGTCATGTTGATCTTCCAAGTGATTCTCAACATGAGCATCTAAATCATTGTGAGAAAGGGTGGACATAATTTAAGGTAAATAAATGATTACTTCTAAAATAAATATTAGGATAATGAATAGCTTATGGCATCCACAATATACCATTGCGAGGAAAGATAAAAAATATTGGGGCACTTTAGAATTACTAGGAAAGAAAACTATAATAAGGTATTAAAGATTGGGTAGGTTAAAAAAATAGAGATCACACTAAGGCATGCACTCTTGGTAGAAAGATGGAACAATAAGATAGCAATGCACATGATCACAAAATCCTAGTAAGAtctaaaaatgatataaaaaataggAAGTCCAtatctaaaatcctaaaaaagtaATAAAGTTACAATTCTAGAAAGTAAACATTAGGATGGTGTATGATTCTAGACGGGTTCACAAAAAATGTAAAGAAtcataataattttataataataatctaggacaattaaataaaatgCACACACAACAAAGTATACAATCAATCTAGATTGGTTCAATAGAAATAGATAGGAATTTATAGTTGAAATTGGTACTCAAAAAGATAAATGTGAACATATCATAATTTCTTAATTGAGCAAAAGAGTTCCTACTCAAAAATCTAAAATCATTTCTAGTAGACACTCTACAATTAATTGCTTTGTGTCCAAAATAATTACAAGCATAGTAATAACCATAAAAGAAAGAGTTATTAAACCTAGTCATTTGTGCTTTCCATGAGATTGAAGACTTCTTGAGAGCATTATGTCTGATTTTAGACTTTAAATTCTTTGAACTCCCaccaaagactatttgttgtcccTTATTTGTAGATTTAGATCATTGACCTTCTTGATGGCCAAATCCACCCTTATTAGAAGATTGTTCTTGTGAGCTCAAGATGTCATCCAATGACATAGAACCTTTTTGATGTATACTCTCATGGTTCAGCAGTGATGAAGATTTATCTAACCTTCTGAGAGAGATAATCTCAACCTCAAGTTTCTCACAACTTTCCTTTTTTAGCTTGATATAATTTTTTAGTTCTTCTTCACTCTTCTTAGCTTCTTCAATCTAGATTTTCAAGTTATCTATGATTTTCTCAGCATCATCAAGAGTTTgtgattttctaattttttcttCACTTTTTTGTTTGAGAAGTAGTTTCAAATTTATAATTTTCTTCTTGAGACTTTCAATCTCACTTGAAGAACTTAACAATTCTTGTTCAAGATCCacttctccttctaattcttcaaaaTCATCTCCATCCTCTTGATTTTTAGTGTGACCTTCTTCTAGGGCCATGAATAGAATCTCATCACTTAAGGATTCATCTTCATTAGCATTTGATGAACAACTTTCTTCCTTCGAACACATACTCCTTTTAGATTTTTGAGCCTTAttctcttttcctttatattttttattgttgtatTTATCTTTTTTCTCATTATTGTTGTCATCAACAGATGGACATTTAACTCCAAAATTTCCTACCTTACCATAGTTAAAAACTTAAGAGGCATCTTATTTTTTAGTATACAAGAACTATTGTTTAACTTTCTCATAAACAATGCTtcttcataatcaaaatcatcatctGAACTATCACTAGATACTTGTTCCTTTTGTTTATCTTTCTTTGAAGCCTTAGAGGTAGCTTCTCTCTTCGATGAAGATTTAATAttcattctcatttcataggctatcAAGATACCATGAAGCTTGTCAATAGACATTTTGTCAAGGTCAACCATTTATTCTATAGCTAAAATTTTTGCATCAAATCTTCAAGGTAGAGACCCTAATATTTTCTTAATAACAACATTGTCATCAATCTCTTCACCAAGACTCTTAAGATAGTTCACAACTTTATCAACTCTCAAGAAGTAAGAAACCACATTTTCATCTTTAAACTTTCAAACTGCTTTCTATGAGTCTGAAGTTTGGCTTTCTTAAGCTTTTTATCTCCTTCATATGCATTTTTTAAAGTTTGTCCCACAAGACTTTAGTTGTATCAGAGTGCATAACCTTCACAAATACTATCTCAGATAATCCACACGAGATTGCATTCATAGCTTTGGCATTGCCTTTGAAGGATTTCTTTCCATCAACATTAGTTGGAGGGCTTTGAGggataatataataaaaaaccatGTTGTTCCAAAGATCAAAACCAAGAGACATAAGATAGGTTTTCATATACACGCACTAGAAAGCATAATTTGAGCCATCAAGAAAGTGGGTTCTATTATTTGCAAGTCCTTTAAGAGTGTTCATCTTGTGTGCTAACAAGACCAACCTCCAAACTTTTAAGCTCTATTCTAAAGGTAAGGACTTTGATACCAATTCGGAAGCACAAAAAAAATATTGAGGAAGGTAGGGGGATTCTATATTTCAAAGTTTTTCATTAGTATAAATGCATGAAACCACATAAAGAATAAAGAGAACAACTATTACTTGACACAAAAACAAGGATTTCTCATGGActacccttttgggtaaaaaaccataACATCAAATAACTTTTGTAAACAAAAATGAGCTCCAAACCAAATTAAAAAAGAGAGCACCTACTCTTAGAAAGTACCAACCCTCTTCAAAGCACCAAATCTGAGCAAATGAAGCACCAACTCAAGCCAGCTGAGGCACCAACCTCAAATGCAAAACCTAAAGATTACTGAAACTAAATCAACAACAATACACCAATATTTTCTTTTTATACCTAACGACTCTACTCCAACACAAAAATAATAACACTCTAAATTTTTTTGGTATGCACGGCTCCTTCACAAATCATTACTCAAAAGCATATGTTCTAGTTTTCAAATTTATTCACAAGAAAAAACTCTATAACTCCATCATGCTTGAACCAATTGACTGAGAACACCAAACTTCATTCAATTTCCTTCCTCAAAGATGAAACTATAGCAGAAAAAACTTCTTATTATCATTACTGAAAGAACCCGAACCTATATAAAAAGCTTTATTCTGTAGTGGTCAGCACAAACACCATCATGCTTCAGCAACAAAAAATTTAGGCATCGATGtatatcttctttttcaattgcaAATAAACAAGCACACCAGAAGGATAATTCTTTAGAGAACATTACATTTCCTTTTACGAACTGCCAAAAAAAGCCACAACTTCAATCATTGTATCAAAAAGAATACTTAACTTAGCCCATGATCACTACATCTTCACGTATCTTAACACACCCGCCACGTACGTTAACATTTGTtaaaaaataaatgattaaattttcaaaaattacccATGCTGTCACAACTAGACCAACGCATTCAAAGTGATCTACAACGGAGATCAAACAATCTCACATCTGACAACATCTAAATCGCCAAGACTAAAAACGTATTAAAAAATACAAGACATGCTCATCGTGGAGAAAATAAAATGCTCATCATATTCTATATTTATTAGCATGACTCGTCCTCTTTACTAACTGAAGTCAATCGCCCCATCTGAATTCGACACTAAACTTAGAGAGGTGTTACATATTGCACAATCAATATGCATGAAGAAACCAGTCACATAACACGCAGATGTAAACCAGTCATATAACACACAGATGTATGTGGTTCGGCCGTAGCCTACATCCACTGGAGAAGGGAGAATACCCTCAATTGTGAGATGTCAGGTGTCCCATTTTTTAGTATCTCCAATGGTGACTTGAACTCAATAACTCGGCTGGGAAGTTGGTTGATCAAATATGCAGCGGTCAATACACCATGAGACCAATATTGTTTTGGAACCTTCATTTGAAACATAAGGGCCCGTGCGGTTTCCAGGATGTGTCGATTCTTTCTTTcggctaccccattttgttgtggagttccaACACAACTTGTTTGATGAATAATGCCTTGGCTTCGAAGATATTCTGAAAAAGATCCTTTAGCATATTCGGTACCATTATCAGACCTAAAAGTTTTGATTTTAGCACCAAACTGATTAAACACCATAGTATGAAAATCTTTGAAGACAGAAGTCACTTCAGTTTATTTATTTTAACAAGTATAACCAGGTAGCAcgagaaaaatcatcaatgaacaacacAAAATATTTATATCCATCATAAGAATCAATAGGCGCAGGTCCCCATAAGTCGGAGTGAACTAATTCAAACAACTCAATAGACATAGAAGATGAATTAACAAAAGGTAAACGCATTTGTTTAGAAAACTGACAAATGTcacaaacatcaaaatcaacaGAAGTAGAGGGACAAAGTCTTGACAAGATACGGTTGAATGGATGTCCAGGTCGTTTATGTAAAGTGTGACTTTCAATTACACCACTGGCATGACAAGCCTTATTGAGGGAGTTTAGAAAATAAAGTCCATGTGAGTATGTTCCTTTACCAATCGTCTTCTTCGACTTTCGATCCTGAAAGATGACAGATTTTGGAGAAAAAATGACATCACAATTTAAAGAATTAGTAATTTTTCCAACAGACATAAGTTGAACAGGAAAGGATGGAACAACTAGAGCATCAGATGAAGCACTATGAGAAAAGAAACTAATTTTACCACTTCCTAAGGCAGGAACAGTAGTTCCATTTGCAACAGAAATGTCATGCTTATCAGTTTTCGGAATAAAATTGATTACTAAAGAAGGACTATTGGCCATATGATCAGTAGCTCCGGAATCAATAATCCAAGAATTAATTTTGGAATGGGAAGTAAGATAAGCATGAAGTTTACTTGACACATGAGTGGAAGTGGACAGACTATTGCCAGAAGAGATAGTCTTACTGAGTTGTTGAAGAAGATGACCCAACTGATTGATTGAAAAAGGTGTATCGACTATAGCAGCATGATCCTTCTGACCCTTATATTCACATTTGAGATGTGGATGTAATTCCCAGCAACGATCCTTAGTATGCCCAATTTTCTTGCAGTGATCACATTGATAGAGTTCCTTCTTACCCTTGTAACAAGAAACATTCCTGTTTTTGTCGGAAAAATGAGgctttcttttatcatccttttcAGCCAAAAGGACATTAGATTCAATCTTCTCAGTTGAAGTTTTGGATTATGAGCTCATAGTCTTTCTTCGAGTTTCCTCTCGCTGAATAGTAGCACAAACACCAACAAGGGTGGGTAATGTGGCATCCATCAGAAGGTTGCTCCTTATGTATTCATACTCAGGCTTCAGGCTACTAAGTAGTGAGAAAATTTTATCCTCCTCAGCTCGTTTTAAAAGAGTTTTGGCATCAGTGGTATGTGGACGATATAGGTTCAATTCATCCCACAAATTTTTTAAATTCCCAAGGTGTTCACTAAAGGTTTTTTCACCTTGTTGGGCTGGAGCAATTTCAAGAGTGAGTTCAAAAATACGGGCAGCATTATTTTGGTTCCCATATAATTCAGCGATTGAATCCCACAGTTCTTTTGCCGAATTAGAAAAAGTGAAAATTTCGGCAATATGAGTTTCCATCAAATTGAGTAACCATGATCGAACAAGTTGATCATTGGATATCCAATCGTCATATCCCGAATCAGTATTTTGAGGACACTTTTTATCACCATTAACGAAACCAAATTTTTTCTTGCCACCAAGCGACAAAGTAATAGCTCTAGACCATGCTACATAATTAATACCACTTAATGGAACTGATGAAAGTCTCCAACTAGGATTCGAATCGAACTCGACCATGAAAAGAGCAGACAAAAAAGAAATCGCGAAAGGCACTTACAATGAAAGTCTCCGCAGCAGATTCAAAACACACCAGATTTCTGATGCAGAGGATAAAAGAACTCCGCATGAACCAGTAGAAAGAGCAGGCGAGGTATTGAACAGGGCATATCATGGGGCAAGGCTGGTGATCTCACGGCAAGAAAGCAAACAAACCCTCTATCACAGGATTCTCAAAAAAGAACAAATATGCAAGCAAAATAAAAGAACATATCAGatccgctctgataccatgaagaaacCAGTCACATAACACACAGATGTAAACCAGTCACATAACACACAGATGTATGCGGTTCGGCCGTAGCCTACATCCActggagaagggagagagggtgttATTATTCATGGTAGTTCGAATGGAGATTACAACTCTATATATAGAGATACATCAGTCTTAATTAGTGACAGCAAAAAGAAGGCACAGATTAAGGCGAATCCCACAAATTATGCACTCCCCATAAATAGCTCAAGTAACCAGCAATTCATAGATAGAAACAAATCCCCCGTAACCAGCAATCCACAGATAGAAATAAATCCCCCATAAATCTCTCTTCTCCAACAATGCATGTCGATGAAACATCTAAAGTCATATGCCTTCTAGAATCCGTAGAAATTATGTGAGATGAAAACATATTAATTTGGACCAAATAAATTCAAGTGGTGAGATGGCAAGCAATCTGATGTAGCAGCTAGTTGACTTGGCACATATCTTGACCTAGCAGCTGACAAGTAGCTAAAGAAGACAACCAACTAGATTAAGCAGATAGCCAGATAGCTTAAGAAGACAAGCAAGTAGCTGAAGTAAGAACACAAGCAGTTGAACCAACAAACAAAGAACCTTAACCATCCAAGCAGGCAGCTGAAACACACAACCAACTAACTCAAGGATATTCACTTAACCATATtctgacaattaaataaataaagtatatttgtttaattaactccctgccccctctcacatttaaataaattaacatttatttaaatcccttctcacatttaaataaataaatatttatttaaattcctaaatccatcacccacttgcactttctagaaaatgcaagttgcaatttctagaaaatgcaagttgcaatttctagaaaatgcaagttgcaagtta is a genomic window of Cryptomeria japonica chromosome 7, Sugi_1.0, whole genome shotgun sequence containing:
- the LOC131856650 gene encoding retrovirus-related Pol polyprotein from transposon RE1, coding for MVEFDSNPSWRLSSVPLSGINYVAWSRAITLSLGGKKKFGFVNGDKKCPQNTDSGYDDWISNDQLVRSWLLNLMETHIAEIFTFSNSAKELWDSIAELYGNQNNAARIFELTLEIAPAQQGEKTFSEHLGNLKNLWDELNLYRPHTTDAKTLLKRAEEDKIFSLLSSLKPEYEYIRSNLLMDATLPTLVGVCATIQREETRIESNVLLAEKDDKRKPHFSDKNRNVSCYKGKKELYQCDHCKKIGHTKDRCWELHPHLKCEYKGQKDHAAIVDTPFSINQLGHLLQQLSKTISSGNSLSTSTHVSSKLHAYLTSHSKINSWIIDSGATDHMANSPSLVINFIPKTDKHDISVANGTTVPALGSGKISFFSHSASSDALVVPSFPVQLMSVGKITNSLNCDVIFSPKSVIFQDRKSKKTIGKGTYSHGLYFLNSLNKACHASGVIESHTLHKRPGHPFNRILSRLCPSTSVDFDVCDICQFSKQMRLPFVNSSSMSIELFELVHSDLWGPAPIDSYDGYKYFVLFIDDFSRATWSDNGTEYAKGSFSEYLRSQGIIHQTSCVGTPQQNGVAERKNRHILETARALMFQMKVPKQYWSHGVLTAAYLINQLPSRVIEFKSPLEILKNGTPDISQLRFVKGNVMFSKELSFWCACLFAIEKEDIHRCLNFLLLKHDGVCADHYRIKLFI